Proteins from a genomic interval of Bdellovibrionales bacterium:
- a CDS encoding multicopper oxidase domain-containing protein codes for MPAPVLEFTDGDDAEILVTNNIPHQELSIHWHGILLPPDMDGVPYVNTPPIKSGTSHLFKFKLRQNGTYWYHSHTGVQEQKGIYGGIVIHPKKKTIKVDKEVVVVLSDWSDENADQILKNLRKDGDYYLYKKDTMRSYVGSIRQNSLGNYLYNEWTRMGGMDLSDVGYDAFLINGKRDSQLLMAHPGERIRIRIINAAASSYFYISLGQAPLKIISADGVDVEPIEAKEFLIGMAETYDILFTVPEHKNFELRATAQDGTGFASGWIGMGEKVFAPDRSMPDPYATMEHGSHGGHMVKVAEAEGHNSHKNYGDKSKPEVSPGHDPHKHHEGLKTAKLEIRGKVVESLTVNDLKAPAETAFAKPGATYDVKLVLDGDMARYIWYINGKAIHQDRNIEIKTNDVVRFTFVNQTMMHHPIHLHGHFFRVINQHDKRSPMKHTVDVPPHETQVIEFMANEPGEWMLHCHNLYHLKTGMARVVRYSSFTPKPEIAKWQGLDPHLHDHWYSYSTLETSSNHGEAYLRWSQTWNQFEARVETANIARKQFSFDKSWDYEVDVFYRRWFNRFFNVVVGGVSYGEKEFAVTGFEYMLPFLVRTNWLIDHDGKFRLDVDKRFQWTKTVFTDVDFTWRPDRTEGAHETEIEISLMYSPRWSWAAGLMLTNDSLGGGLEIQF; via the coding sequence ACGGCGACGATGCGGAAATTTTAGTGACGAATAATATTCCACATCAAGAGCTGTCTATTCATTGGCATGGAATTTTATTACCACCTGACATGGACGGTGTTCCTTATGTGAATACGCCACCCATTAAGAGCGGCACAAGTCATTTGTTCAAATTCAAGCTACGACAAAATGGAACTTACTGGTACCACTCGCACACAGGAGTTCAGGAGCAAAAAGGTATATACGGCGGCATTGTCATTCACCCGAAGAAGAAAACTATTAAAGTTGATAAAGAGGTCGTCGTCGTTCTCAGTGACTGGTCTGACGAAAATGCCGATCAAATTCTTAAAAATCTAAGAAAGGATGGAGACTATTATCTCTACAAGAAAGATACGATGCGATCCTACGTTGGTTCAATTCGGCAAAATTCGCTGGGCAACTATCTTTATAACGAATGGACTCGAATGGGTGGGATGGATCTTTCGGATGTCGGTTACGATGCTTTTCTAATTAACGGAAAACGAGATTCCCAGCTTCTTATGGCGCACCCTGGAGAGCGGATAAGGATTCGTATTATCAATGCCGCCGCTTCCAGTTATTTTTATATATCTTTAGGCCAAGCGCCTCTGAAAATTATTTCTGCCGATGGGGTTGATGTTGAGCCTATAGAAGCGAAAGAATTCTTGATTGGTATGGCCGAGACGTACGATATACTTTTTACTGTCCCTGAACACAAAAACTTCGAACTCCGAGCGACAGCCCAGGACGGGACAGGGTTTGCTTCTGGTTGGATCGGTATGGGCGAAAAGGTTTTTGCTCCTGATCGGTCGATGCCTGATCCATACGCCACTATGGAGCACGGGTCACATGGTGGTCACATGGTAAAGGTAGCGGAGGCGGAAGGTCATAATAGCCATAAGAACTACGGTGACAAATCAAAACCAGAAGTTTCTCCTGGGCATGACCCACATAAACATCATGAAGGTCTTAAAACCGCTAAATTGGAGATTCGAGGAAAAGTAGTTGAATCGTTGACGGTAAATGATTTAAAAGCGCCGGCTGAAACAGCCTTCGCAAAACCCGGAGCTACTTATGATGTAAAACTCGTTCTAGACGGAGATATGGCCCGTTATATTTGGTATATCAACGGAAAAGCCATCCACCAGGATCGAAACATTGAAATTAAAACCAACGATGTTGTGCGCTTCACATTTGTGAATCAAACGATGATGCATCATCCGATCCATTTGCATGGGCATTTCTTTCGAGTAATAAATCAACATGATAAAAGGTCTCCGATGAAGCATACAGTCGATGTGCCTCCGCATGAAACGCAAGTTATCGAATTTATGGCAAATGAGCCGGGCGAATGGATGCTTCATTGTCACAATCTTTACCACCTCAAGACGGGAATGGCGAGGGTAGTAAGGTACTCGTCATTTACGCCAAAACCTGAGATTGCAAAGTGGCAAGGATTAGATCCGCATTTGCATGATCATTGGTACTCGTATTCAACGCTTGAGACATCCTCAAATCATGGAGAGGCTTATTTACGATGGTCACAAACTTGGAATCAGTTTGAGGCGCGGGTAGAAACGGCAAACATAGCTCGAAAGCAGTTTTCATTTGATAAGAGCTGGGATTATGAGGTCGATGTATTTTATCGGAGATGGTTTAATAGATTCTTTAATGTTGTCGTCGGGGGCGTGAGTTATGGAGAAAAGGAATTTGCAGTTACTGGATTTGAGTACATGCTTCCTTTTCTCGTGCGCACCAATTGGCTCATCGATCACGACGGCAAATTCCGGTTAGATGTTGATAAGCGGTTCCAATGGACTAAAACTGTTTTCACAGATGTCGATTTCACTTGGCGCCCGGATCGAACAGAGGGGGCGCATGAAACGGAAATAGAAATTTCTTTGATGTACTCGCCTCGATGGTCTTGGGCTGCGGGCTTGATGCTAACAAACGATAGTCTTGGTGGAGGACTTGAGATTCAGTTCTAG
- a CDS encoding site-specific integrase → MSISKHLKNGKMTYQVFVKVRDSSGKQVSLKRSKLNSEKEAKRVEFELLTLLQGHKSKITWESWVNRCLERYKVEYLYSTYRNYKLNLEKWINPALDKKFIDEITPSDIHKLVFEGMEPLSSYSRRGIIKIVKRIFNLALEEGIILRNPALGIRVRVAESNQAVLNKNEIETFLEQAKILNHRYYHHWTLALLTGMRSGELHALKWTDIDFVTGVISITKAWTKLNGLGSTKTSKNRAFPISKECAKFLHELRSLYPKEEFVLPRDKEWEQGLIAGVTKDFCLGIGITPVKFHDLRATFITQMLTNGVALAKVMSIVGHSSLKTTQGYLRLSGKDVEGATEELKIFIPETKSTANVLEFKRGL, encoded by the coding sequence ATGTCAATTTCTAAGCATTTGAAAAATGGTAAAATGACCTATCAAGTATTTGTCAAAGTCAGAGATAGCTCTGGCAAGCAAGTTTCTTTAAAACGATCAAAGCTTAATTCTGAGAAAGAAGCTAAGCGCGTTGAATTTGAACTCCTTACTCTTCTGCAAGGTCATAAGAGTAAAATCACCTGGGAGAGCTGGGTGAATCGCTGTTTGGAGAGATATAAGGTGGAGTACTTATATTCCACCTATCGAAACTATAAATTAAATCTAGAAAAGTGGATTAACCCCGCTTTAGATAAAAAATTTATCGACGAGATCACTCCGAGCGACATTCACAAGCTGGTGTTTGAGGGTATGGAACCTCTATCAAGTTACTCCCGGCGTGGGATTATAAAGATTGTGAAACGAATCTTCAATCTTGCGCTTGAAGAGGGAATTATTTTAAGAAACCCCGCCCTTGGAATCCGCGTAAGAGTAGCTGAGTCAAATCAAGCGGTGCTTAATAAAAATGAGATTGAGACTTTTTTGGAACAAGCCAAAATTCTTAACCATAGATATTATCACCACTGGACCCTGGCTCTCTTAACTGGAATGCGCTCAGGCGAGCTCCACGCGCTTAAATGGACTGACATTGATTTCGTCACAGGAGTCATTAGCATCACCAAGGCTTGGACAAAGCTTAACGGCCTAGGCAGTACGAAGACCTCGAAGAACCGAGCCTTTCCGATTTCAAAGGAGTGCGCGAAGTTCCTCCATGAGCTTCGAAGTCTCTACCCTAAGGAGGAGTTTGTGCTTCCGAGGGATAAAGAATGGGAGCAGGGCTTAATCGCTGGAGTGACCAAGGATTTTTGTCTTGGAATCGGCATAACGCCGGTGAAGTTTCACGATCTGCGGGCGACCTTTATTACGCAGATGCTGACAAATGGTGTTGCGCTTGCAAAGGTGATGTCGATTGTAGGGCACTCGTCTTTAAAGACCACTCAAGGTTATTTACGCTTAAGCGGTAAAGACGTTGAGGGGGCGACAGAGGAGCTTAAAATCTTTATTCCCGAGACCAAAAGTACGGCCAATGTGCTTGAATTTAAGCGCGGTTTATAA
- a CDS encoding helix-turn-helix domain-containing protein codes for MESPIDNNKFVKVVDNLEEVNQFFENRIATEFMTTRAAAQFLGISENALRIKVCRGFIPHFKFGRQLRFKTIDVRNLLLRKD; via the coding sequence TTGGAGTCGCCAATAGATAATAATAAATTTGTAAAAGTGGTTGATAACCTAGAGGAAGTTAACCAGTTCTTTGAAAACCGAATCGCAACTGAATTTATGACTACCAGAGCTGCCGCTCAATTTCTTGGAATTTCTGAGAATGCTTTACGAATTAAAGTCTGTCGTGGGTTTATCCCACACTTTAAGTTTGGGAGGCAACTTAGATTCAAGACAATTGATGTTCGCAATTTGTTGCTTAGGAAGGACTAA